A section of the Paenibacillus odorifer genome encodes:
- the leuD gene encoding 3-isopropylmalate dehydratase small subunit: MDAFKKLTGIVAPVDRVNVDTDAIIPKQFLKRIERTGFGQFLFYEWRFDEEGNDNPAFEMNKPRYQGASVLISRANFGCGSSREHAPWAIMDYGFRVVIAPSYADIFYNNCFKNGILPIKLSEEQVDELFKRTAEHEDYKLTVDLENNALQDEFGLSINFDLDEHRRQFLLQGLDDIGLTLQHADEIAAYEERHAAKLFS, from the coding sequence ATGGATGCTTTTAAAAAATTAACAGGAATTGTTGCACCAGTTGACCGGGTAAATGTAGATACGGATGCGATTATTCCGAAACAGTTTTTGAAACGGATTGAACGGACGGGATTTGGACAGTTTTTGTTCTATGAATGGCGTTTTGATGAAGAAGGTAACGATAATCCAGCCTTCGAAATGAATAAACCACGTTATCAAGGGGCTTCTGTTCTGATCTCACGCGCTAATTTTGGTTGTGGATCCTCTCGGGAGCATGCACCATGGGCGATTATGGATTACGGGTTCAGAGTTGTAATTGCACCTTCTTATGCGGATATCTTCTACAATAACTGCTTTAAGAACGGCATTCTGCCGATTAAGCTTTCGGAAGAGCAAGTGGATGAATTGTTCAAACGGACAGCTGAGCATGAGGACTACAAGCTGACAGTTGATCTTGAGAACAACGCTTTACAAGATGAATTCGGACTGAGCATCAACTTTGATCTGGATGAGCACCGTCGTCAATTCCTGCTGCAAGGCTTGGATGATATCGGTTTGACCCTTCAACATGCGGATGAAATTGCTGCTTATGAAGAGCGTCATGCTGCAAAGCTATTCTCTTAA
- a CDS encoding N-acetylmuramoyl-L-alanine amidase family protein, with translation MRMRRAGLRILLLLLLPLLLLSSTGQEAAAAGSSAGRIIMDNQELALPKGIKLENVNGSVMIPVRVVVENLGFEVLWEQQTRKVTVQQDGKSIELAVGRKTADADGVTFDLNAAPKQSGGTVLVPIRFVSEQFGLKVGWDNVDKTVYLTGGQVSNSAMTPERNTTNPTATNTPAPTPSATPGSDNGTTAGSVVTSPSPTPVPQTTTAPGSTAGIPTGPLVNGAVFTENRLIIAVSGATKPNVTKMSNPDRIVVDFPGAAFDPDFIGSLTGVTTTGGPQGKLDVAGYPLVSEIRYALFSVSPSTVRFVIQTVGNQPYQLSTDESTGLVTIDLNVTSSGGNTPGANGTLGKPIVVLDAGHGGTQSGAVSLTGKLEKDFNLAVIRKVQTLLTQEALVDVVFTRTDDATLGLQDRVKIAEAAKANLFISVHANSLDVGYPNRDKINGSETYYSRSDSLPLAQIMHKHLLAATGFKDNGIRTKSLHVTRETTMPAVLLEVGYLTNSGNESAMYSEQLQEKLAREIVAGIKEYLGL, from the coding sequence ATGAGAATGAGAAGAGCTGGGCTTCGTATATTGCTGCTTTTGTTACTGCCATTATTATTATTATCATCCACCGGACAAGAAGCTGCCGCAGCTGGTAGCAGCGCAGGCAGAATTATTATGGACAATCAGGAACTTGCTTTGCCAAAAGGAATTAAGCTCGAAAACGTAAATGGTAGCGTTATGATTCCGGTCAGAGTGGTAGTAGAGAATCTTGGATTCGAGGTGTTATGGGAGCAGCAGACCCGGAAAGTAACCGTTCAACAGGATGGTAAAAGCATTGAGCTGGCGGTAGGACGGAAAACAGCTGATGCAGATGGGGTGACGTTTGATTTAAATGCAGCTCCTAAGCAGAGTGGCGGCACAGTACTCGTTCCAATTCGTTTCGTAAGCGAGCAGTTCGGCTTAAAGGTGGGCTGGGATAATGTTGATAAAACCGTCTATTTGACAGGTGGACAAGTTAGCAATTCTGCAATGACACCTGAGAGGAATACTACCAATCCAACAGCAACTAATACACCTGCTCCAACTCCAAGTGCTACGCCGGGAAGTGACAACGGGACAACTGCTGGCAGTGTAGTGACTTCACCCAGCCCGACACCAGTTCCACAAACAACTACGGCACCGGGAAGCACAGCAGGAATTCCAACAGGCCCTCTAGTAAACGGGGCAGTATTCACTGAGAACCGACTTATTATCGCTGTGTCGGGGGCTACTAAGCCTAACGTTACAAAAATGAGCAACCCTGATCGAATCGTCGTAGATTTTCCGGGTGCTGCGTTCGATCCGGATTTCATTGGAAGTCTTACGGGTGTTACCACCACTGGCGGTCCACAAGGTAAGCTGGACGTTGCCGGCTACCCGCTCGTTTCTGAGATCCGTTATGCACTGTTCAGTGTGAGTCCGTCCACTGTCAGATTCGTAATTCAAACGGTTGGAAATCAACCGTACCAGCTTAGTACGGATGAAAGCACCGGGCTGGTTACGATTGATTTGAATGTAACTAGCAGCGGAGGCAACACCCCAGGGGCTAATGGAACGTTAGGTAAACCCATTGTAGTTCTAGATGCGGGGCATGGCGGAACTCAATCTGGAGCTGTCAGTCTCACAGGCAAGCTGGAAAAAGACTTCAATCTGGCCGTCATCCGCAAAGTACAAACGCTATTAACGCAGGAAGCATTAGTTGACGTGGTCTTTACTCGAACGGATGATGCTACCTTGGGGCTTCAGGATCGCGTGAAAATTGCGGAGGCTGCTAAAGCGAATCTCTTTATTTCAGTGCACGCGAATTCGCTAGATGTTGGATATCCAAATAGAGATAAAATAAATGGCAGTGAAACCTATTATTCTCGCAGTGATAGTCTGCCTCTTGCTCAGATTATGCATAAGCATTTATTAGCCGCTACTGGTTTTAAAGACAACGGGATTCGTACGAAAAGCCTACATGTTACACGAGAAACTACTATGCCGGCAGTCTTGCTGGAGGTAGGATATCTTACAAATTCAGGGAATGAGTCGGCGATGTATAGTGAGCAGCTTCAAGAGAAATTAGCGAGAGAAATTGTTGCCGGGATTAAGGAATATCTGGGGCTTTAA
- a CDS encoding RNA polymerase sigma factor, whose translation MSAGVGEDLSVYCCGKEGRVIEEELLIKRICQGDEDAFRQFVNTYSQHIYKITYSVLREAKGAEDAAQEAFLQMYKSLPDYRYQGLKSWITRIALNKAIDAKRKRDRLRELPVDYELVLSQTPSNEEDVLATVVRRDRMNRLSGEINNLPEGHREIMVAYYLENKKYEQIAAENEITLKTVESRLYRARQWMRKHWKEDEWL comes from the coding sequence ATAAGTGCAGGGGTAGGCGAAGATCTCAGCGTCTATTGCTGTGGGAAGGAGGGGAGAGTCATTGAGGAAGAGCTATTAATCAAGCGGATTTGCCAAGGAGACGAAGATGCGTTTCGCCAGTTTGTAAATACATACAGTCAGCATATATACAAAATCACCTATTCTGTATTACGTGAAGCCAAAGGGGCTGAAGACGCTGCTCAGGAAGCTTTTCTTCAGATGTATAAATCTCTCCCTGACTACCGTTATCAAGGCTTAAAATCATGGATTACGCGGATCGCCTTAAATAAGGCTATTGATGCCAAACGTAAACGTGATCGGCTACGAGAGTTACCTGTTGACTATGAGCTTGTGCTGAGCCAGACACCTTCTAATGAGGAGGATGTACTAGCCACTGTTGTCCGTCGTGACCGGATGAATCGTCTGTCGGGTGAGATCAACAATTTACCGGAGGGTCATCGGGAAATTATGGTGGCTTATTATCTGGAAAATAAAAAATATGAGCAAATTGCTGCTGAAAATGAAATTACTCTGAAGACGGTGGAGTCCAGACTATATAGGGCGAGACAATGGATGCGAAAACATTGGAAGGAGGACGAATGGCTATGA
- a CDS encoding N-acetylmuramoyl-L-alanine amidase encodes MKKFSLMLFLLLFVLVLPEHGHAAAANSKIYLDGKEITAGQKVPVENVNDTIMVPLRLISESLGYTVGWDQKSKTVTIEQQGKVIKLIVNQKTASVDDKTVQLTTAPVLRSDTTLVPIRFISEQFGLTVTWDNAKKIVYLITPGSSNENGSSDGNSGNGGSEVVPPVDPTKNLTMINGLSFSENRLSIAMEGNSAPKVSVMTGPDRLVIDFPNATFSDLFGTGQVLDPDLNGKLEVKDYPDVSGVRYSLYSSNPYTVRFVIDLNYPKNYNISVSGTDSKLVIIDLNAESTDDTSTQPGNDGKKLVVLDAGHGAKDSGAVGVTGKYEKNFNLAIVLKTAALLKKESNIDVVLTRSDDTFLELKDRAAMANNLKADLFISVHANSSASSAASGTETYYQREASKALAKVMHKYLVEATGLSDRGVRYGNFHVIRETKMPAVLLEVGYLSNKKDETLLFTEALQNKVAASIVSGIKEYLGIK; translated from the coding sequence ATGAAGAAATTCAGTTTGATGTTGTTTTTGTTGCTCTTTGTGTTGGTTTTGCCTGAGCATGGACATGCTGCTGCCGCGAATAGCAAGATTTATCTGGACGGCAAAGAGATTACTGCAGGGCAAAAAGTACCGGTTGAAAATGTGAATGATACTATCATGGTACCGTTGAGATTGATCTCCGAGAGTCTTGGTTATACCGTGGGCTGGGATCAAAAAAGCAAAACGGTGACGATTGAACAGCAAGGTAAGGTCATCAAACTTATTGTTAATCAAAAGACAGCTTCGGTTGATGACAAAACAGTACAGCTTACCACTGCACCTGTCCTGCGGAGTGATACGACACTTGTACCTATACGGTTCATAAGTGAGCAGTTTGGTCTCACCGTCACTTGGGATAATGCAAAGAAGATCGTGTACCTTATTACCCCAGGATCCTCAAATGAAAACGGAAGTTCAGATGGAAACTCTGGAAATGGTGGATCTGAGGTTGTTCCGCCGGTAGATCCTACTAAGAATTTAACCATGATAAATGGTTTGAGCTTTAGTGAGAATCGTTTGAGCATTGCGATGGAAGGTAATTCAGCGCCAAAAGTAAGTGTAATGACAGGGCCGGATCGGTTAGTTATTGATTTTCCTAATGCCACTTTCTCAGATCTGTTTGGTACGGGACAAGTTCTTGATCCTGATCTGAATGGCAAACTGGAAGTGAAGGATTATCCTGATGTATCAGGCGTACGGTATTCGCTTTATAGCTCCAACCCTTATACTGTACGTTTTGTAATTGATTTGAATTATCCTAAGAATTATAACATCAGCGTATCTGGAACTGATTCTAAGTTGGTCATCATTGACCTGAATGCAGAAAGTACGGATGATACTTCAACACAGCCAGGTAATGATGGCAAGAAGCTCGTAGTACTGGATGCAGGGCACGGAGCTAAAGATTCTGGTGCAGTAGGAGTAACAGGAAAATACGAAAAGAATTTTAATTTAGCTATAGTACTTAAGACAGCAGCATTGCTGAAAAAAGAAAGTAATATCGACGTCGTACTGACACGCAGTGACGATACATTCTTGGAGCTCAAGGATAGGGCGGCTATGGCTAATAATTTAAAAGCAGATCTATTCATTTCTGTACATGCCAACAGTTCCGCATCTTCTGCGGCAAGCGGGACAGAAACGTATTATCAGCGGGAAGCCAGTAAGGCCTTAGCGAAAGTGATGCATAAGTATCTAGTTGAGGCTACAGGGCTTAGTGATCGCGGTGTACGATACGGGAATTTCCATGTCATTCGTGAAACGAAAATGCCTGCTGTTCTACTTGAAGTAGGATACCTTAGCAATAAGAAGGATGAGACATTGCTATTTACGGAAGCATTACAAAACAAAGTTGCTGCTTCAATAGTGAGTGGAATCAAGGAATATTTGGGTATAAAATAA
- the proC gene encoding pyrroline-5-carboxylate reductase, with translation MCQHPSVPLMNHNIVFYGAGSMAEAIVRGMISRNIVKSDNVIMLNRSSSERLAELKSRYGVIGTNDPEQKIEYLRNAPVIVLAMKPKDAAESLRGLGPILSPDQIVVSVIAGLSIRTMQGLLGKAQPIVRTMPNTSSSIGLGATGLAFSKEVDERGRRLALNIFEAVGLTTVIDEERMETLTGISGSGPAYIYYMMEAMIAAGIRGGLPLDQSTELTVQTVLGAARMVQQTGEEPAALRKKVTSPNGSTQAAIEVLERGEFFETVIAAVNRCAERSREMGAALEKELRS, from the coding sequence ATGTGTCAGCATCCATCAGTTCCACTCATGAATCATAATATTGTTTTTTATGGCGCAGGCTCCATGGCAGAAGCCATCGTTCGCGGGATGATTAGCCGCAATATCGTGAAGTCCGATAATGTCATCATGCTCAATCGCAGCAGCAGTGAACGTCTGGCAGAACTAAAAAGCCGTTATGGTGTAATAGGCACAAATGATCCCGAACAAAAAATAGAATACTTACGGAACGCACCAGTAATAGTACTGGCAATGAAACCTAAAGATGCTGCAGAATCCTTACGCGGACTAGGTCCAATTCTTTCTCCGGATCAGATCGTAGTTTCTGTCATTGCAGGTCTATCTATTCGCACCATGCAAGGTCTACTTGGCAAAGCACAGCCTATTGTTCGCACAATGCCTAACACTTCCAGTTCCATCGGTCTGGGTGCCACTGGTCTAGCCTTCTCCAAAGAAGTAGACGAAAGAGGCCGTCGCCTTGCTCTTAATATCTTTGAGGCTGTCGGGCTTACAACAGTCATTGATGAGGAACGTATGGAAACCTTGACCGGAATTTCAGGCAGCGGGCCTGCGTATATCTATTACATGATGGAAGCCATGATCGCCGCTGGTATCCGTGGTGGGCTGCCACTTGATCAAAGCACCGAATTAACTGTTCAAACAGTGCTGGGTGCTGCCCGAATGGTACAACAGACGGGAGAAGAACCCGCAGCACTCCGTAAGAAGGTTACTTCCCCTAACGGTTCAACACAAGCAGCTATAGAAGTGCTTGAACGAGGGGAATTCTTTGAAACTGTGATTGCTGCAGTTAACCGATGTGCCGAGCGCTCACGTGAAATGGGTGCTGCCCTAGAGAAAGAGCTTCGTTCTTAA
- the leuC gene encoding 3-isopropylmalate dehydratase large subunit produces the protein MSNKTMFEKIWENHVIHQEEGKPSIIYIDLHLVHEVTSPQAFEGLRLSNRKVRRPELTFATMDHNVPTKDRFNIKDPISKQQIDTLSKNCADFGVRLFDLNDIDQGVVHVMGPEIGLTHPGKTIVCGDSHTSTHGAFGALAFGIGTSEVEHVMATQCLQQSKAKTMEVRFTGKRNPGVTAKDMILGVIAKYGTDFATGYVIEYTGEAIRELSMEERMTVCNMSIEGGARAGLIAPDETTFNYLRGRQYVPQGEAYDAAVEAWKSLVSDEGAQYDTVVEFDVETLIPQVTWGTSPGMGTDINSSVPNPADFTTENERKAAEKALEYMDLTPGTPISEIPIDYVFIGSCTNGRIEDLRAAAVVAKGHKVSEKVTAIVVPGSGRVKMQAEKEGLDKVFTEAGFEWREAGCSMCLAMNPDVLQPGQRCASTSNRNFEGRQGRGGRTHLVSPAMAAAAAIKGRFTDVRDWNYKTEAVSS, from the coding sequence ATGAGCAACAAGACAATGTTTGAGAAGATTTGGGAGAATCACGTTATTCATCAAGAGGAAGGTAAACCTAGCATTATTTATATTGATCTGCATTTGGTTCATGAAGTAACTTCTCCACAGGCTTTTGAAGGGCTTCGTCTCAGCAACCGGAAGGTTCGCCGTCCTGAGCTGACCTTCGCAACGATGGATCATAACGTACCAACTAAAGATCGTTTTAACATTAAAGATCCAATCTCCAAGCAACAAATTGATACCCTTTCTAAGAACTGTGCTGATTTTGGTGTAAGACTGTTCGATCTGAATGATATTGATCAAGGCGTTGTACACGTAATGGGTCCTGAAATCGGCTTGACACATCCTGGCAAAACTATCGTTTGCGGCGACAGCCATACCTCAACGCATGGTGCATTCGGCGCACTGGCATTCGGTATCGGAACTAGTGAAGTTGAACATGTAATGGCTACGCAATGTTTGCAGCAATCCAAAGCTAAGACAATGGAAGTACGCTTTACAGGCAAACGTAACCCTGGCGTAACAGCAAAAGATATGATCCTAGGTGTTATTGCTAAGTACGGTACTGATTTTGCCACAGGTTATGTAATTGAGTATACAGGCGAAGCTATTCGTGAATTGTCGATGGAAGAACGTATGACTGTCTGCAATATGTCGATCGAAGGTGGAGCAAGAGCTGGCTTGATTGCCCCTGATGAAACTACTTTTAATTATCTGCGTGGACGTCAATACGTACCGCAAGGCGAGGCTTATGATGCTGCTGTAGAAGCATGGAAGAGTCTTGTAAGCGACGAGGGCGCTCAGTACGATACGGTTGTTGAATTTGATGTGGAAACATTGATTCCACAAGTGACCTGGGGGACTAGCCCGGGCATGGGTACTGACATCAACTCCAGCGTACCGAATCCGGCTGACTTCACCACTGAAAATGAACGTAAAGCTGCTGAAAAAGCGCTTGAATATATGGATTTGACTCCTGGAACACCTATTTCTGAAATTCCGATTGATTATGTATTTATTGGTTCCTGCACTAACGGACGGATCGAAGATTTGAGAGCTGCAGCAGTGGTAGCTAAAGGTCATAAGGTTTCTGAAAAGGTTACTGCCATTGTTGTTCCAGGCTCGGGCCGTGTTAAGATGCAGGCTGAGAAAGAAGGACTTGATAAAGTCTTTACTGAAGCTGGCTTTGAATGGCGTGAAGCGGGATGCAGCATGTGCTTGGCCATGAACCCGGATGTTCTGCAGCCTGGACAACGCTGTGCATCTACCTCGAACCGTAACTTTGAAGGACGCCAAGGACGCGGAGGACGTACACATCTGGTATCTCCAGCTATGGCAGCCGCAGCTGCGATCAAAGGTCGTTTCACTGATGTACGTGATTGGAATTATAAGACGGAAGCCGTCAGCTCATAG
- the proB gene encoding glutamate 5-kinase — MTTRIVVKIGSSSLTGPEGGLNREAVSFFASEIAELKKNGCEVLLVTSGAVAAGFRSIGYPARPKLLHEKQAAAAVGQVLLMQAYQEAFAQHGITTAQILLTRTDFCSRRAMNNAMMTVEELLRQGAVPVFNENDTVSVDELKFGDNDTLSALVANLLKASRLLVLTDMDGLYSGDPRKHPDAVRYQFVDDITPEIYAIAGGAGSSVGTGGMRSKIDAAKIATRGGVPVFVGRATEPGDLQLAATGEGRGTYFATKLSSLPVKKQWLGFMSTPLGSLYVDEGAVEALLYGGHSLLPVGVKQTEGSFHAGDVVEVLGPDSKLLGRGIVNYDDAQLRSIQGLPSREIVPKLGEVHRLEVIHRDEWITLR; from the coding sequence ATGACGACGCGAATCGTGGTCAAAATAGGCAGCAGCTCGCTGACCGGACCCGAGGGCGGTTTGAATCGTGAAGCAGTCTCCTTTTTTGCCTCAGAGATTGCCGAGTTGAAGAAAAACGGCTGTGAGGTGTTGTTAGTAACCTCTGGTGCGGTAGCCGCAGGCTTCCGCAGTATCGGTTATCCAGCACGTCCGAAGCTGCTGCATGAGAAGCAGGCCGCTGCGGCTGTTGGCCAGGTGCTGCTGATGCAAGCCTATCAGGAAGCTTTTGCCCAGCATGGAATTACTACCGCGCAAATATTGCTGACTCGCACCGATTTCTGCAGCCGCAGAGCCATGAATAACGCTATGATGACTGTAGAAGAGCTGCTTCGCCAAGGAGCGGTGCCCGTATTTAACGAAAATGACACTGTCTCCGTAGATGAACTGAAATTTGGCGATAACGATACCCTCTCTGCGCTAGTAGCCAACCTGTTAAAAGCCTCTAGATTACTTGTCTTAACCGACATGGATGGTTTATACAGTGGAGATCCCCGCAAGCATCCGGATGCTGTCCGCTATCAGTTCGTAGATGACATTACACCGGAGATATATGCTATTGCTGGTGGAGCTGGCTCTAGTGTTGGAACAGGCGGTATGCGATCAAAAATCGATGCGGCCAAGATCGCTACTCGGGGTGGTGTTCCTGTCTTTGTCGGAAGAGCCACCGAACCTGGAGATTTACAGCTTGCTGCAACAGGAGAAGGCAGGGGCACTTATTTTGCAACGAAGCTATCCTCTCTCCCCGTCAAAAAGCAATGGCTTGGCTTTATGTCTACCCCTCTCGGCTCCCTGTACGTGGACGAAGGGGCTGTAGAAGCTTTGCTTTATGGCGGTCACAGCCTGTTGCCTGTAGGCGTCAAACAGACAGAGGGTAGCTTTCACGCAGGAGATGTTGTAGAAGTACTTGGACCCGACTCCAAATTGCTTGGACGTGGGATTGTAAATTACGATGATGCTCAGCTGCGCAGCATTCAAGGTCTGCCAAGCCGTGAGATTGTACCAAAGCTGGGAGAAGTACACCGGCTTGAGGTCATTCACCGTGACGAATGGATTACACTGAGATAA
- a CDS encoding glutamate-5-semialdehyde dehydrogenase, with protein sequence MSEVINKSKLAKVTTGVLASLTTGQKNEALLVMADALRREAPAIITANAEDLERGRLNGTPESMLDRLALDVDRINSIAEGLQQIAVLPDPIGDTLESIERPNGLNIQKLRVPLGVIGIIYEARPNVTVDAAGLCLKTGNAVVLRGGSSALSSNRKIVEVLHNALAETSMPPNALQLIEDPNRSSVDEMLKLNGLLDVIIPRGGSSLIQNVVLNATVPVIETGAGICHTYLDTTALPEMARDISLNAKAQRPSVCNSMETLLVHQDYASKYLLSLAEAFREVHVELRGCQQTISLVPWVLPATVEDYATEYNDYILNIRIVSDLEDAMQHIAQYGTKHSECIVTEDQENATRFLQEVDAAAVYHNASTRFTDGFEFGFGAEIGISTQKLHARGPMGLPALTSTKYKIYGTGQIRG encoded by the coding sequence ATGAGTGAAGTAATTAATAAGAGTAAATTAGCCAAGGTGACTACAGGAGTTCTAGCAAGCTTAACAACTGGCCAGAAGAATGAAGCACTGCTGGTCATGGCCGATGCGCTTCGCCGCGAAGCTCCCGCCATTATCACCGCCAACGCGGAGGATTTGGAACGAGGAAGACTCAATGGAACTCCGGAATCCATGCTCGACCGGTTAGCGTTAGATGTGGACCGGATTAACAGCATTGCCGAAGGCCTGCAACAAATCGCTGTATTACCGGATCCTATCGGTGACACGCTAGAAAGCATTGAACGTCCTAACGGCCTCAACATCCAGAAGCTGCGTGTTCCGCTTGGTGTGATCGGCATCATCTACGAGGCACGTCCCAATGTAACTGTTGATGCTGCAGGTCTATGTCTCAAAACCGGCAACGCTGTTGTGTTGCGCGGGGGCTCCTCTGCCCTGTCCTCCAACCGTAAAATTGTCGAGGTTCTGCACAATGCTCTTGCTGAAACCTCAATGCCGCCTAACGCGCTTCAGCTGATTGAAGATCCTAATCGTTCTTCAGTAGATGAAATGCTAAAGCTGAACGGACTTTTAGATGTGATTATCCCGCGCGGAGGCAGCTCTCTTATTCAAAATGTAGTCCTTAACGCAACCGTTCCTGTAATTGAAACTGGAGCAGGCATCTGCCATACTTATCTCGACACAACTGCCTTGCCAGAAATGGCACGGGACATTAGTTTAAATGCCAAAGCTCAGCGCCCTTCGGTATGTAACTCTATGGAAACACTACTCGTTCATCAGGATTACGCGAGCAAATATCTGTTATCCTTAGCCGAAGCATTTCGTGAGGTTCATGTAGAACTTCGTGGCTGTCAACAAACCATCTCTCTTGTCCCATGGGTATTACCTGCAACCGTAGAAGACTATGCTACAGAATACAACGATTATATCCTTAATATTAGAATCGTCAGTGATTTGGAAGATGCTATGCAGCATATCGCGCAGTATGGTACGAAACATTCGGAATGTATCGTAACAGAAGATCAGGAGAACGCCACACGCTTTTTACAAGAAGTGGATGCTGCCGCTGTTTATCACAATGCCTCAACCCGCTTCACGGATGGCTTTGAATTTGGATTCGGTGCAGAGATTGGTATCAGTACCCAGAAACTCCACGCTCGTGGCCCGATGGGTCTGCCTGCTCTAACTTCAACCAAATATAAGATCTACGGAACGGGACAAATTCGGGGTTAG
- a CDS encoding GerMN domain-containing protein, with translation MFKQKWTMVGVAALLLLVIAGCGDKPTAAPANGVEQDTTNVVSGAGESTPAPSDDQESEVASTPQPTADNTNAETQPSSKPVENETQKQSQSIEVYYTDSQIMDLVPAKTTINYSDDVEKYTETFKALQSNENTDLVPLWGKIELKSLKFVEGQIVMDIHKPDEAQLGAGGESFAITSLAKTYFQFAEVKSIEVLVDGEKVESLMGHVDLLHPMTRDNS, from the coding sequence ATGTTTAAACAAAAATGGACTATGGTTGGGGTTGCTGCGCTGCTTCTACTAGTGATTGCTGGCTGTGGAGATAAGCCTACTGCAGCTCCTGCTAATGGAGTGGAGCAAGATACTACAAACGTTGTAAGTGGTGCGGGAGAAAGTACCCCAGCTCCGTCTGATGATCAGGAAAGCGAAGTGGCTAGCACTCCGCAACCGACAGCAGATAATACTAATGCAGAAACACAGCCGTCATCGAAGCCGGTAGAAAATGAGACACAAAAGCAAAGCCAGAGTATTGAAGTTTATTACACAGATTCGCAAATTATGGATTTAGTGCCTGCTAAGACTACGATTAACTACTCTGACGATGTTGAGAAATATACAGAGACGTTCAAAGCACTGCAAAGTAATGAGAATACAGATCTTGTACCTTTATGGGGTAAAATTGAGCTGAAATCATTGAAATTCGTAGAGGGTCAAATCGTAATGGATATTCATAAACCAGATGAAGCTCAGCTTGGTGCGGGTGGAGAATCCTTTGCCATTACTTCACTTGCCAAAACTTATTTTCAATTTGCGGAAGTAAAGAGTATCGAAGTTTTAGTTGATGGTGAAAAGGTAGAAAGTCTGATGGGCCATGTGGACCTATTGCATCCTATGACTAGAGATAATTCTTAA
- a CDS encoding LysR family transcriptional regulator: MELRQLQYVLQIAAEKNFSRAADKLHIAQPSLSQQLSKLEKELGVMLFQRNTSSVELTYAGSKFVEQAQIIIDAVELLRQEMSDISELRTGRVVVGSMPITGAHLLPHVLPVFKQNYPEVEITLLEDSSMNLEKLTASGQTDLSLLSLPLEIPALAYEELGEERIDLAVPPEHPLAKRILDGTRTSLKELKDEPFIVLKEGQGFRKMTVELCRKAGFEPRIVFESNNMETVQSLVATGMGVTLVPRFIARAPRSEFVPVYLPLADPVPSRTLVVAYRRGRYLSKAAKAFVETFKSTVSELTEE; this comes from the coding sequence ATGGAACTGAGACAACTGCAGTATGTGCTGCAAATCGCAGCCGAAAAAAACTTCTCACGTGCAGCGGACAAGCTGCATATTGCCCAGCCCTCGCTCAGCCAGCAGCTTTCCAAACTGGAAAAAGAGCTCGGCGTAATGCTGTTTCAGCGTAATACCAGCTCAGTTGAGCTGACCTACGCAGGTTCTAAATTTGTTGAACAAGCCCAGATTATCATTGACGCAGTGGAGCTGCTGCGGCAAGAAATGTCCGACATATCAGAACTGCGTACTGGACGTGTAGTTGTGGGTAGTATGCCGATTACAGGTGCACATCTTCTGCCGCATGTACTTCCAGTTTTTAAACAAAATTATCCTGAGGTAGAAATAACGCTGCTCGAAGACTCGTCAATGAACCTAGAGAAGCTCACGGCAAGTGGCCAAACCGATTTAAGCCTGCTCTCCTTACCCCTCGAAATTCCTGCTTTAGCTTATGAAGAGCTTGGAGAGGAAAGAATTGATCTTGCCGTCCCTCCTGAACATCCGCTCGCTAAACGAATCCTAGATGGAACACGGACCTCACTTAAAGAGCTTAAGGACGAACCCTTTATCGTACTTAAGGAAGGTCAGGGCTTCCGCAAAATGACAGTGGAACTGTGCCGGAAAGCCGGATTCGAGCCACGAATCGTTTTTGAGAGCAATAATATGGAAACCGTCCAGTCCCTAGTGGCAACAGGCATGGGCGTGACTCTTGTTCCTCGTTTTATCGCTCGTGCACCGCGGAGTGAATTTGTTCCAGTCTACTTACCGCTCGCTGATCCAGTGCCTAGTCGTACGCTAGTTGTAGCATATCGACGCGGACGATATTTATCCAAGGCCGCAAAGGCTTTTGTAGAGACATTCAAATCAACAGTGTCTGAATTAACGGAAGAATAG